In the genome of Fluviispira vulneris, one region contains:
- a CDS encoding acyl-CoA dehydrogenase encodes MAANSSFMVDRREIEFVLFEYLNIQKLFEYSYFTDHSKDSVGEMLTSAISLCNQYLGPLNKIGDRTGCVHNKETKEVTTPKGTKEAYKQFVDNGFLTLSDPEEAGGIQAPSVIAAVFMELFSSANQAFTMYPGLTKSASHVLYHFGEEWMKKTCVPKIAAGTWTGTMCLTEPSAGSAVGDLKSTAKRNKDGSFRIKGVKQWISGGENDFAENILHLVLARIEGAPQGIEGVSLFLVPKKRFDKNTGKITGKNDLYCISLEEKMGIHGNSTCLMSFGDKDDCEGFLIGKENQGINYMFLMMNEARIGVGLQGLAQASVAFLNAEAYAKERIQGVDITDKKDATNPPRIAIVNHPDVKRMLLRQRSIVEGVRALIYTAALMHDESEHSPDNELKKKCQGFLELLTPIVKAWATDMGFHSIVQSIQTYGGYGFTKDYPVEQLLRDSKIASIYEGTNGIQALDLVGRKMRMEEGAIFMGWLERHTDFIEKYKDHKAIGAEAAILEEYIAGIAESAMHMAEVAKKGDRKAAIVNAYPFLMALGHTIIAGLLLEQAVVAAEKLSGNVSAAEKRFYANKIKTAKFFTHHVLPEAKSYLANVVSNDISCLEFEF; translated from the coding sequence ATGGCAGCAAATAGTTCTTTCATGGTTGACAGAAGAGAAATAGAATTTGTTCTATTTGAATATTTAAATATTCAAAAACTATTTGAATATTCTTATTTTACTGATCACTCTAAGGATTCCGTTGGAGAAATGTTAACATCTGCAATTTCATTATGTAATCAATATTTAGGACCACTGAATAAAATTGGAGATCGTACGGGTTGTGTGCATAATAAAGAAACAAAAGAAGTAACAACACCTAAAGGAACTAAAGAAGCTTATAAACAATTTGTGGATAATGGTTTTTTAACGCTTTCCGATCCCGAAGAAGCTGGAGGGATCCAAGCACCAAGCGTAATTGCTGCTGTTTTTATGGAATTATTCTCTAGTGCCAACCAAGCTTTTACTATGTATCCAGGTTTAACAAAATCGGCTTCCCATGTGCTTTATCATTTTGGTGAAGAATGGATGAAAAAAACTTGTGTGCCAAAAATTGCTGCGGGCACGTGGACAGGCACTATGTGTCTTACAGAACCTTCAGCGGGCAGTGCTGTTGGCGATTTAAAATCAACAGCTAAGCGTAACAAAGATGGAAGCTTCCGTATTAAAGGTGTAAAGCAGTGGATTTCAGGTGGAGAAAATGATTTTGCTGAAAACATATTACATCTTGTTTTAGCTCGTATTGAAGGCGCTCCTCAAGGGATTGAAGGTGTGAGCCTATTTTTAGTGCCTAAAAAGCGTTTCGATAAAAACACTGGAAAAATCACTGGCAAAAATGATCTTTATTGCATTTCTCTTGAAGAAAAAATGGGCATTCATGGCAACTCAACATGTCTGATGAGTTTTGGTGATAAAGATGATTGTGAAGGGTTTCTGATTGGCAAAGAAAATCAAGGAATTAACTACATGTTCCTCATGATGAACGAAGCGCGGATCGGTGTGGGTCTCCAAGGGCTTGCTCAAGCCTCTGTTGCTTTTCTCAATGCAGAAGCCTATGCAAAAGAACGCATCCAAGGGGTTGATATAACAGATAAAAAAGATGCTACAAACCCTCCACGCATTGCTATTGTCAATCATCCTGATGTGAAAAGAATGCTTTTACGTCAACGCAGTATTGTAGAAGGTGTCCGTGCGCTCATTTATACAGCAGCTCTCATGCACGATGAATCCGAACACTCACCGGACAATGAATTAAAAAAGAAATGCCAAGGATTTCTTGAGTTATTAACACCTATTGTGAAAGCTTGGGCAACCGATATGGGTTTTCATTCCATAGTACAATCCATTCAAACTTATGGAGGCTATGGATTTACAAAGGATTATCCTGTTGAGCAGCTCCTCCGCGATTCAAAAATCGCTTCAATCTACGAAGGAACAAATGGAATTCAAGCACTGGATCTCGTTGGCCGTAAAATGCGCATGGAAGAGGGCGCGATATTCATGGGTTGGCTTGAAAGACACACTGACTTTATCGAAAAATATAAGGATCATAAAGCAATTGGTGCGGAAGCTGCAATACTTGAAGAATACATAGCTGGAATTGCTGAATCCGCTATGCACATGGCAGAAGTTGCTAAAAAAGGAGATCGCAAAGCTGCGATAGTTAACGCTTATCCATTTTTAATGGCACTCGGCCATACTATTATTGCAGGCTTATTATTAGAGCAAGCAGTTGTGGCTGCTGAAAAACTTTCAGGAAATGTTTCGGCTGCAGAAAAACGTTTCTATGCTAATAAAATCAAGACTGCAAAATTCTTTACACATCATGTTCTACCTGAAGCAAAGTCCTATTTAGCAAATGTCGTTTCAAATGACATTTCCTGTCTAGAATTTGAGTTTTGA
- the pckA gene encoding phosphoenolpyruvate carboxykinase (ATP), with protein MLKKYGLIHNKIFYNTSIPIIYEHSIRLEKDSFLTDTGALVAFSGEKTGRSPKDKRIVKHPESELNIDWGDVNIAQSQESFTTCKQRAIDYLSAKENLYVIDGYAGWEKSYQIKVRVICSRPYHALFMHNMLIRPTQEELKNFGEPDCVIFNAGSHPADENAEGMSSKTSISFHFEQKEIVILGTDYAGEMKKGVFTVMNYLMPKKGVLSLHCSVNEGTQGDVSVFLGLSGTGKTTLSADPNRKLIGDDEHCWADNGIFNIEGGCYAKCDNLSQEKEPEIFAAIKFGTLLENTVADPISRKIDYTNLSITENTRASYKIEYIENAKIPCITKHANNIIFLTCDAFGVLPPISLLTPEQAMYHFMSGYTAKIAGTEVGIKEPKATFSACFGAPFMVWHPTKYAELLAQKIREHSAQAWLVNTGWTAGAFGEGERISLKHTRSILNAIHSGALTNEDFENFDVFNFKIPRQIKNIPTQILNPRNTWKDKNLYDTQRIKIAQMFIDNFKKFVHKTNQDVLKAGPDIEMTRSH; from the coding sequence ATGTTAAAAAAATATGGTTTGATTCATAATAAAATATTTTATAATACATCTATTCCGATAATTTATGAACATTCAATTCGTTTAGAAAAAGATTCTTTTCTCACTGATACAGGTGCGTTAGTAGCTTTTTCCGGTGAAAAGACAGGAAGAAGTCCAAAAGATAAAAGAATTGTCAAACATCCTGAAAGTGAATTAAATATTGATTGGGGTGATGTTAACATAGCCCAATCACAAGAATCATTTACCACATGTAAACAGAGAGCTATTGACTATTTATCTGCAAAAGAAAATCTCTATGTAATTGATGGCTATGCAGGTTGGGAAAAGTCCTATCAAATAAAAGTGCGGGTTATTTGTTCTCGCCCATATCATGCATTATTTATGCACAATATGCTTATCCGCCCAACTCAAGAAGAACTGAAAAATTTTGGTGAACCTGACTGTGTTATTTTCAATGCGGGCAGTCATCCTGCAGATGAAAACGCAGAAGGAATGAGTTCTAAAACAAGCATTTCATTTCATTTTGAGCAAAAAGAAATCGTAATATTAGGCACTGATTATGCTGGAGAAATGAAAAAAGGTGTCTTTACCGTTATGAATTATCTGATGCCCAAAAAAGGTGTTCTTTCACTTCACTGCTCAGTAAATGAAGGCACGCAAGGAGATGTCTCAGTATTTCTTGGTCTATCAGGCACAGGCAAAACCACTCTTTCAGCTGATCCCAATCGAAAATTAATTGGTGATGATGAACATTGCTGGGCGGATAATGGTATATTTAATATCGAAGGAGGTTGTTACGCTAAATGCGACAATCTTTCGCAAGAAAAAGAACCCGAAATATTTGCTGCTATAAAGTTTGGTACCTTATTAGAGAATACAGTTGCCGATCCTATCAGTCGTAAAATTGATTATACCAATTTATCTATAACAGAAAACACTCGAGCATCCTATAAAATTGAATATATAGAAAATGCAAAAATTCCATGTATAACTAAACATGCAAATAATATTATTTTCCTCACTTGTGACGCCTTTGGTGTGTTACCTCCAATCAGTTTATTAACACCAGAGCAGGCGATGTATCACTTTATGAGTGGTTACACTGCAAAAATTGCCGGTACAGAAGTCGGTATAAAAGAGCCAAAAGCAACATTTTCAGCTTGTTTTGGTGCTCCTTTTATGGTGTGGCATCCTACAAAATATGCCGAATTATTAGCCCAAAAAATACGTGAACACTCCGCCCAAGCTTGGCTAGTCAATACCGGTTGGACAGCGGGTGCATTTGGTGAAGGGGAACGAATCTCTTTAAAACACACGCGCAGTATTTTGAATGCGATTCACTCAGGCGCACTCACAAATGAGGATTTTGAAAACTTTGATGTCTTTAATTTCAAAATTCCACGCCAAATTAAAAATATTCCGACACAAATATTAAATCCTCGTAACACATGGAAAGATAAGAATCTCTATGACACTCAAAGAATAAAAATTGCTCAAATGTTTATAGATAATTTTAAGAAATTTGTTCATAAGACAAATCAAGATGTTTTGAAAGCAGGACCAGACATTGAAATGACTCGTTCCCATTAA
- a CDS encoding 2-hydroxyacid dehydrogenase: MNVIVFSSHSYEKSYFEEINKSFHHNIKYLDLQLNAETAALAKGFTCVCAFVNDKLNKHTIQELSALGVQLIALRSVGFNHVDLLEARKQKITVLHVPEYSPHAVAEHTIALLLTLNRKIHKAYNRVHEFNFSLDGLTGFDLYKKTVGIIGTGRIGMAMAQIMIGFGCQVLAFDKFPDNTNKNITYVSLNDLYQYSDIISLHIPLNKDSYHLLNNEAFAKMKKNVIILNTSRGGLIDSSALINALKKGIIKGAALDVYEEEEGYFFSDCSEKGIEDDNLARLISFPNVLVTAHQAFLTHEALTGIVTTTLQNISDYEMSTKLINEVHCKEI; the protein is encoded by the coding sequence GTGAATGTTATTGTTTTTAGTTCACACAGCTATGAAAAAAGTTACTTTGAAGAGATCAACAAATCTTTTCATCACAATATCAAATATCTAGATCTACAATTAAATGCAGAAACAGCAGCTCTCGCAAAAGGTTTTACTTGTGTTTGTGCATTTGTAAATGACAAATTAAATAAACACACCATCCAAGAATTATCTGCGTTAGGTGTTCAACTTATCGCTTTACGCAGTGTTGGTTTTAATCATGTGGATTTACTTGAAGCTCGAAAACAAAAAATAACTGTATTGCATGTGCCCGAATATTCTCCGCATGCAGTAGCTGAGCACACAATTGCACTTTTACTCACTCTCAATCGCAAAATCCACAAAGCATATAATCGTGTGCATGAATTTAACTTTAGTCTTGATGGCTTAACAGGTTTTGACCTCTATAAAAAAACTGTTGGAATTATTGGTACTGGAAGAATAGGAATGGCCATGGCACAAATTATGATTGGCTTTGGTTGTCAAGTGCTTGCATTCGATAAATTCCCTGACAATACCAATAAAAATATAACTTATGTTTCTTTAAATGATCTCTACCAATATTCTGATATTATTTCTCTGCATATCCCACTTAATAAAGATTCTTATCATTTATTAAATAATGAAGCTTTTGCTAAGATGAAAAAAAATGTCATCATTTTAAATACCAGTCGTGGAGGTTTGATTGATAGCAGCGCACTCATAAATGCTCTCAAAAAAGGAATTATAAAAGGAGCAGCTCTTGACGTTTACGAAGAAGAGGAAGGATATTTTTTCTCTGATTGTTCCGAAAAAGGAATTGAAGATGATAATCTTGCTCGTTTGATTTCTTTTCCAAACGTTCTTGTCACCGCTCATCAAGCATTTTTAACCCATGAAGCCTTAACAGGTATTGTCACTACAACGTTACAAAATATATCTGATTATGAAATGAGTACAAAACTCATCAATGAAGTGCATTGCAAAGAAATTTAA